The following are from one region of the Juglans regia cultivar Chandler chromosome 10, Walnut 2.0, whole genome shotgun sequence genome:
- the LOC109012184 gene encoding calcium-binding protein CML38-like, translated as MENVFNHFDENRDGRISPSELQQCVVAIGEELSLAEAETVVELLDSDGDGLLELEDFVRLIEGGEEEEKVKDLREAFKMYEMDGCGCITPKSLKRMLSRLGESKSLDECEFMIAQFDLNGDGVINFDEFRSMMS; from the coding sequence ATGGAAAATGTGTTCAATCACTTTGACGAAAACAGAGATGGGAGGATTTCACCCTCGGAGCTGCAGCAATGTGTGGTGGCAATAGGTGAGGAGCTTTCGCTGGCGGAGGCAGAGACGGTGGTAGAGTTGCTTGACTCGGACGGTGATGGCTTGCTGGAGTTGGAGGACTTCGTGAGGTTGATTGAAGgaggggaagaggaagagaaggtgAAAGATTTGAGAGAGGCGTTTAAGATGTATGAGATGGATGGTTGTGGGTGTATAACACCCAAGAGTCTTAAGAGGATGCTCAGTAGACTGGGTGAATCCAAGAGTCTTGATGAGTGTGAGTTCATGATTGCTCAATTTGATCTCAACGGTGATGGGGTCATCAACTTTGATGAATTTAGGTCCATGATGTCATGA